The following nucleotide sequence is from Coffea eugenioides isolate CCC68of chromosome 10, Ceug_1.0, whole genome shotgun sequence.
CCTTGGGGTCCTGGCTGACAATCAACTATTCTGCAAAAGATCTAAACGCTCATTTGCCCAAACTTCCGTGGAGTATTTAGGACATGTGATATCTGAAAAAGGCGTAAGCATGGACAAGTCTAAGATAGAGTGCATACTCTCCTGGCTAGCACCCAAAACAGTAAAAGAATTGAGAGGATTCCTGGGTTTAACAGGCTATTACCGAAGATTCGTTAAAGGATACGGGGTAATCAGTATACCATTGACGCAATTGTTGAAAAAGGACGGGTTCACATGGAATTCTGAAGCTCAAATGGCTTTTGAAGATTTAAAGAAAGCCATGACGACTGCTCCCATATTGAGCATGCCCAACTTTGAGATTCATTTCGTCATCGAGACGGATGCCTGCGGAATGGGCATTGGTGCAGTCCTGATGCAACAAGGACATCCCATAGCGTTCCTTAGCAAAGCTCTAGCAAACCAGAATCTGGGTATGTCAGTATACGAGAAAGAGCTCTTTGCATTGGTGTTGGCTGTCACTAAATGGAAACATTATCTAGTCAGACATCGCTTCATCATTCGAACGGATCATCAAGCCCTCAAATACTTATTGGAACAGCGACTCACACATCCGTTGCAACACAAATGGCTGACTAAGTTGTTAGGCTTGGACTACGAGATCCATTATAAGAAAGGCATCGACAATGGAGTGGCGGACTCATTATCCAGGCGAAGGATAGCTGATCACAGTGAGAGGTGTTCAACCGAGTCTAGAATTTTGAATACTATTTCGTCAGTGCAGCCAGCTTGGATACAAGAATTATTAGATAGTTACGTAGGTGATGCTGTGGCCCAGGAGCTCATTCCCCAACTACTGCTGGATCCTTCTTCAAACTCAGATTATCAGTTGGACAAAGGTCTGATGAAGTTCAAAGGCAAATTGTACGTGGGGACTTCTAAAGGGATCAGAGGTAACCTTATCAAGGCGTTGCATGATTCTGCAGTTGGGGGACATTCCGGTCAAAAAGGGTGTCTACAAAGAGTGCAAGCACTATTTCACTGGCTCAGAATCAAGAGGGACGTTATACAATTTGTGAGATCTTGTGACATATGCCAACAGAGTAAGCACGAAAATGTCCCTTACCCCGGGCTGATACAGCCACTTCCAGTTCCTCAGTATACATGGTCCCAAATAACAATGGATTTGATCGAACAGTTGCCCTTATCGCAGGGGTTTGATACTATATTCGTGGTAGTGGATCGCTTCACTAAGTTCAGCCATTTTATGCGACTTTCTCATCCTTATTCAGTTCAACAGGTAGCTatgatttttcttgataatGTGTATAAGCTTCATGGGTTGCCGAAAGTCATCGTGTCCAACTGAGACAGGGTGTTTCTCAGTGGATTCTGGCAGGAAATGTTCAAATTATTGGAAACTAAACTCCATTACAGCTCTTCCTATCACCCACAGTCCGACGGGCAGAGCGAGAGAGTTAACCAATGCCTGGAAACGTACCTAAGATCTATATGTAGTGAGCATCCAACACGGTGGAGTGAGTGGTTATCTACAACGGAGTATTGGTACAATACCAACTTCCATACCAATTTACAACTTTCTCCCTTTGAGGCATTATATGGGTACAAGCCGACGCCTTTTCCTTTGGGACCCTTCCATGACGTTGTGATACCAGCTGCTGCTGATATAGTACAGGAAAGACTACAAATCTCGTCACAAATCAAGGACAATTTAGCTCAGGCTCAAAACCGAATGAAACACTATACTGATCAACACAGGACAGAAAGAACTTTGCAGGTGGGGGACTGGGTTTACCTTAAGTTACAGCCTTATAGGCAACAAACTGTGGTCATCCGAAGGAGCTTAAAGCTGTTGGCCAAGTATTATGGGCCTTTCCAAATTATTGAGAAGGTGGGGGCTGTAGCCTATAAGCTACGATTACCACCTGGAGCTAGAGTTCATCCGGTGTTTCACGTTTCACTTCTTAAGAAGCCGATTGGTGGCAGTCAGCCTATTGAAGCTGTCTTGTCAGAGTTGGACTCCTCAGATCAATGTTTGTTGCAACCAGAGCAGGTGCTTAGACGCAGGGTTGTCATGCGGGATTCGCAACCAGTTATACAATATCTTGTCAAGTGGAATCATTTGCCAGACTCGGAGGCCTCCTGGGAGGATAAAAGTTTCATTGATAAAATGTTTCCAGATTTTAAAGCTTGAGGACAAGCTTTCTTTATGAGGAGGAGATTGTCAGGAACTTAAGGCATAATTTGTCGTTTTATTCTTTAGTGTATGCGTTTCAGtgataaaacaaaataagggcTAGGACATGAAACGGTGCCGTTGGACTAATTCTGGTAGTTAGTTAGAATTAGTTATTCTGTTAGCTCACGTTTGTTTAGTTTCTACTATTAGCTGCCATTATAAATAGCAAGTGTAATAGAAGGAAAGATTATCAGACTTAATACAATTTGAATTACTTTCTCTCTCTTGCTTTggctctcttttctttcccatcacttttccttttcttccccAAATCTTCCTCTGCCGTTCACTTCCCTTCTCTGTATTCCACGAGCTCAAACCCAGGGGTCTGACAAAATGAGGTTAAATGTTGGAATCTCTGATCTAATGAACCGTTAGGCTTCTTTGGAATTTAGTCTaattgaagattttttttttcaatttagttTGCTGGAATAATTGAATGACTTCAACCCTATAATAATGATTCCAAAATGATGGGgattaatatttttaatttgaatttgaacattaaattttgtatatgtgaCGTGCATCTAAACCCACTAATATAGGCACTGTTAGGAGATAAAAGATTTATCCAAACAAttgaaagaaaacaagagaataGATGTGGTTGTTGGCATCACCTAACTTGAAAAAATTAAGGAACGTTCCAATAGTTACAGCGATGATCTTGTTTGGCTTGTGATGCAGATAGATACTAGAAGTCTTACCAGTACGATTCCTTTGACAATATCCAGGGTGTAGAACTCGGTCAGATTCTTGCAAAGACAATAATGATTGGATTATGGTCTTGCTTTGATCAGGTGATGAGGCTGAATCACTTCAGTTCTTCAACTTTCCTCACTCAGATCGTGCATGAAATCGTCAAACTTCCCCTGGTAATTCTTCAACATCTTCCTATACGTTTTCCCAAGACCAAGCCACCTCATTATTGGCACATATTGACAAATGTCCGCGGGCAACTTTGCCGAGAACATATCAATCGACATTATTGGAAATAGTAATCAAGATTAATGTCCAGTAGAGGACCTCTGAATCCAAAGCCATGCTGGagaagcaaaggcaagtgatgTAGCTATGTAAGTTTCACACTTTCACTCTTATCGATCTGATATAGGCAGTAATCAAATCAATGGCCAAAGCGACAGCAACATTAGCCTGATATGTATAGATGGCAAAAGAGGAGATTCCATAGATATCTTCCTGCCTGCCACAGAATTAGTATGACCTTCCACCAACGTTGGATTTTGTCACTAAGATACTTGCATTCCCCTAGAAACAAACACTCTAAGACAATAGGTACAGTTGTTAAAAGTTAGCATTGTTTTTAGATTTGGTCACAAATTCTCGCACAAAACTTGGCTAAAGTGACTTGTGATTTGAGAGATGTGTACATTTATTCCTTTTGCACATTATGCGCATTAAGCAAGTTGTTTAATGTGAACACACAGATCGAATATTAGTTGTAAACAGAAATAAAGATTTTATACACAAAGGATGGCTAAGTTCTAGTACAATAATTAAGAATAGTCTTGCCTGCCACTTCATGATAACAACATGATAGCTTCTGCTACCACAATTCACTGCTTCTAGTTGGCTTTCAAAGTTGAGAGAGAAGTTGGATTGATTCCTGGCGTGGAGCGCATATGGCCTCCAAATGGTTAGCCTTCTTCAGAGTGATTCTGTTGCTAAAGTTAACGTCCAATTCACCATCCTCTTCAACTTTATCCCAATCAAAACACTGGATGAATGTACCCACTGCCAATGAGACATTCCGAATGCCTAGATTGGCTCCGGGGCAAGCTCTCCTCCCTATCCCAAATGGTAAAAACTTGGAATTGAACTCTTCTTTATCCATTAATCCCTTCCCTTCGAATCTTTCTGGCATGAATTTCTCAGGCTCCTCCCAGAGTTTTGGATCCCTATGCACGGCCCATGCATTAGCTAAAACAATCGTACCTTTTGGAATATCATACCCCCCGACTCGGCAGTCTTCAGATGCATGATGAGGTATCAGAAGTGGTGCCGCGGGGTACAGTCTCAATGTCTCATTGACAACACAACGAAGATAGGGAAGCTTTGGAATATCAGATTCATCCACCAGCCTTCCATGTCCTACGCTGTTGTCAATCTCAGTCCTTAGTTTCTGTAGTGCCTTCGGGTGATTCAGTAAAAGCAACATAGCCCATTCAGTGGTCAGTGTGGACGTTTCTCTTCCGGCTGTAAGCATTATCTGAATCAACGGTTGCTTTTGTTAGTCAAAATAAATATGGCTAAAATTAGGGTCGGAACTAATCCCAGAAAGGTTGCTTTTAAATACGTTGTCCAACAGGATCATCCTTCTGAAAAGCTTTGCCAAGCACAAGCAAGGGAAAGGATGATGGCAAATGACAACCAATGCGCTCAAATGCATCAAGGCTGAAGCCATTATCATTTCATAAGATTGATTGTGAAATTAAGGGTGGTTGTTTTCACGAATTTTGCTAATTAAAATTTCATGCTAGAAATCTTATCCACTAGCATAACACATAACAAAACTAAGCATAAAGTATCAGATTTTGACCTTGATTACTAATCTTATCTTAGTATCAGAATCCAAAGTATGGCATAACGACTCTATGCTATATACGGATACAACTTATTAAACTCATGATCCAAGTCAGTTGATGCTAAATTATGCAGGACTTTTGTAAGAAAGCCGGTTGGAGGAACACTAACTCCACATGAGTCTATTTCTAATTCATTATCATAATCAGAATGAGCCAagagaaaataaaggaattCACAAGCTCCAAAACTTCGTTATCACCTATAACGGATCCTAGCTTCTCTTTAAGAAGAATCGATTGATAAACAGTTTTCAATGATCGGGTTAGATCAAGTCTATTTAAACTATCAACCTTTACTCTTGAAATAACATCAAAATAAAATTCTTTTAACACTTATTCCGATTCCAAAAGAATTCTTTAACAAGATGTTCTTCTTAAGAATAGCTTTATTTGTCACTCTACCAGGACATGTTAATACAAGTTTGCCTGATTCTTCCGGGGTCAGTCCGATATAATTGTAGGAGTAATTTTCGCCCCAGTACAATATATGTTGACATGTATCTTTAGGATAGTTTTGAATAGGTAATATATTCACACGAAGAGGCTATAACTGATGCATGCCGCCTTCTATTAGTTAGCTCCCACAGGCAAAGAATCAATTGCTAAAGGCTCATATAGAGCTCTTACTGTTGCCTCACTGGAGCGTAATGAATTTAATTGATAACCATATTAACATTATATTGCTGAAGATAGCAATCGAGAAAGTGAAACAAGTTAAATGCAGATTGGTGGTGGGCAAAGAGTATATTCTGCTAGTCTAAATTTCACTGCCTTAGCAAAGTGGGATAAGCTCATGAAGTAAGAAAGACGGAGAAATTACATTTTGCACTTACCAACGCAAAACCTTTTATGATGTCATCTGAtagaaaatcagattttttttccttacaaGCAAGCAGATTTGCAATCAATGCCTTCTTATCCTTGTCCAGCAGAGTATCTGAACATTGAAATTCGTCTATGAAACCCTGAAAGAGTTTATCTCTCTTCTTGTGCAAAGAGATCATTTCCTTTTCCAGTCCCTTGTAGCCAATCCATCTTAATATAGGAAAGAAGTCACACAAATTCAGCGCAATCCCTGAAGCAAACATTTCCCTGAATTCTTTAATTATTTGCATCCCCAACTCCTCTCCAGCATCCTCCTCTCTGATGGAGCATCGTCCAACAAGCATCCTCATGATAACATTGAGTGTAAAAACTGAAATCCAATGGTTCAAATCAACTCTTATTAGGCTTCCATTCTTTGAAATTCTGTAAATTGACCTGAGAATCATCTTAATTTCTTCTTCCCTGATAAATGAAGTCCTCTGGAGGCTGTTGAAAGAGAAAGATTCAACGACCAAGAGGCGACGAAGAACCCTCCACAAGTGGCCATATGGGGCTATCCCAACGACTGTATAGTTATAGGAAAACCTGTCCCCTGCCATGCCACGAGGACGGTTTGCAAGTATGATATCATTCCTGGTGAAGCACTCTTCAATGGCGGATGGAGATGACACAACAACAAAGGAACGGCGGCCGAATTGGAGAAAGAAAATTGGACCATATCTTGATGATAATGAAGTCAAGTCTCGGAAGAGTGAGCTCTTGATAAGGTAAAGATGGCCAATTATTGGCAGAGCTAGTGGACTTGGTGGTAACTTCTTGTTCTTGACATGGTTGAAAAGCAAGCTTTTGGAGATGAGAAGTAAAGGTAAAGAACACAATAAGATGGTGACGAGGTAGTAGCAGAGATTCTCCATGGCCTAAATCTGAAAATCACACAGAGACTTCTTCGTTAACTTCTGCTATTTTTGTCCCCTCTTGCGTTGAACAGAGGTGTGCTAAAAGGTCAAACTGATAAGGCCAAAGTTATTGGTTATTGGATAATGTTAATTATTCATGAAACAGGAAATTCATGACCTAATTGTGGGAGGAACTTTGtcatttgatgtatataagCTCACTAATTCAGACAAGCAATTGGCAAGAATTACACATtgaaatatctcaaataattgtCGACATCAATCAATTGCAGAAAAAAGgtcttttaaaattaaaagcttGCAGATTTTGACTCTAGATCAAGGAAGAGTCAAAGTCACCGGTAGTTTTCTAGGGATCGCAacgggcggggttggggcggggacccctccccctcccccgccccgctgcctacaaactcccccgccccgcccctcGCCTCCCACTCTCCCCGCCCCGCCCTCGCCCCGCCCCGCTTTCCCCGCGGGGGTACctgcggggttaataaaatttttcccgcggggttaataaaattttattagagttaaattttaataaataatcaagtactaaaatatcaacacatcatcaagttattattcattttaattttacaattgaaactcataaaaacaatcaaacaaaagttatttgaatacaatccaacatgatgaaataaatacaactaaaatagttaagttttcacttttggtacaaatacaatcactaattcattattgtgtttgtgctttttttttgagaaaaaagtgttattctattaagtgtaattagaaatttagtataaatgtattagtaaatttagtataactaattaataaattctattagtagacatgtctaattattcgtataattgataatatcaattatattacatacactaatatacattatataatacatctaactaataatatcattatcataagcttataactaattaaattacatattatatataagggttaaaaacaaaaaagcctcATGTGCTAAACCTAATATACAAATAAGCTCCctgtggtttcaaaatatacaacgcGATACCTCATGCTTTGGACTAACTTGTAACCCTGACGGAAATCGGTAAAATTAACGAGAACTGATGAAaggaccaaaatacccttgtaTAAATAACCAAAAGCATATTGAACACAGTCAAATTATTCTTTCTCCATTCTCTCTTCCTTCAGTCTAGCAACTTTCTTGGCCAAAACTTTTGCAAAAGAACAAACATGCACCAGTTCACTCCTCATTCAAATTAAAAGCATTACAGTATATTAAAAGCATTACTGTTGGCCTGAGCCGCAGCAAAAGAGAATTCTCCACAAAAATGCTTCTCAAGATCTTTGTACCAAATCGAGGGGTCATCTTCCTCGCCTAACATAGTGATACTAGCATCTTCATTGTTAATATTGCGGTTGCTATTATCATCCCTGTTCACACGTACATATTGACTCAAAGGTCGCCAACAAGCTGACACTGTTTTCCCCAACGACGAAGACATGTTTCATTTCCCTATATCTTCTTGGCTCCTGGCTTTTTTCAAGACTGATGATTTTAAGCCACCAACCCCACTAATTCCCTGGTATCGTCGAAATTCAAGGAAAGCGCAtataaaattttgatcaagaaaCAAAAACCCAGTAAGAATTGTAGAGCTGAAATTAAGGACTGGAGCAGTTACTGCAGCAAAAGAAGAATTCAGGGGGGAAACAATATCACAAAAGAGAAAATTTAACAGAAGCCCACTAAAACCCAAATGGAAATATCGATAAAAAAACCGAAGCCCAGACAGGATTGATCAATGTGATGAGTAGAAGGCGTTAGAATTCAAGGCTGGAGCAGTTAATGCagacaaagaaaaaaatcagggacacaaattcaagaaaagaatGAGTCTGGAGTCTTTTCGTATAAAAGTGGAGTGGAAAAGAATCAGAGAGTGACGAGCAAGAGAACCCAAATAGGGATTCTCATGAGTGCAGACGTAAAAAACTGGAAAGATACTGGAAAGGGGAGTATGAATGGATGTACGATTGCTGCTGGTTGTTTGGTTTTTTTGggagaaaagggaaaacaaaagaagatttctttttctctcaatcAAGTAGAAAATCGATTTCTGTACACAAGCATCGCTAGAGTTTTATTGGGAGCTAAGGGGTACAATAGGAATATTTGCTAAAAATTAAGTATAAAGAATTTGTATTTAGCTTTCAGTACATCAGTCCCgttaattttaccaatttccGTCACGATTACAacttagttcaaaacatgaggtatcgcgttgtatattttgaaaccatagggggcttATTTGTATATTAGGTTTAGCACAGgaggcttttttgtttttaaccctatatataattttttttttttttgcgggtggcggggcgaGGGATGGGGCGGGGGAGCCCCGTTTCTAAActgggggaaaaaattcccccccccGTCCCGAGAACCccccgcgggcacccgcccccattgccatccctataGTTTTCCACTAACATGCCAAGAAGAACTTTCAATACACGGATTAGTACGGAAAATGAGGAGAATTTAGTAGTTTGCTCTTTTGTGTATGTTGGTTctttaggaaaaaaaagagttgtAAAACGAAAAATCATTAAAAAGTCCATCATATTTCGTCAAGAATTTTGTTGCCcttcatttttaaaatgataACTTTACATCACTTATAAAATCAAGTTGATAAAATTTGATCTCATTCTAAGTTTTCAACTACTTTTTACTCTAAAACCATCACATAACCtaacatgatcatttttttgggacaaaaatATTGGATTCCATTTATAGTTAAACAAATAACTagatttatattcatttttattccAGAAAAGTAAGTTCTTATCTGTCCTATATtgatttttttcctaaaaaaaataGATTCTGACCTAATCTATATTCATTTTGCCACTAAAAGAGTGGGATCTAACTTTTTTGCATATAAACAATGACTGCATATCAGTCATGTAGTAATTTCAGGTTAAAAAGCGGTCAAAATCTTAGATTAAGactaaattttattaatttaaatttgtaagggatataaagttaatattttaaaagtaaaaaataaaataaattatttaataaaatatgagttacattttgaatgattttccgGTTGCAAAATTCCTTGTCGGATAAATTTTTGAGGTTGCACACTAAAATTTTCTCACACTCTAAGTAACCGAGAACCTTTTACTGTAGAATCACGAGCAGGtattttttttgcccttttccatgtaccttttcttcttctttttcgtTTTGGGTCAGAGACTCAGAAGCAGACGACAAGACCCGTTCGACGGCCCTACTCCTAGAAAGTGGGTTGTCATGCcgctgtctttttttttttttttttttcgacacaGAAGTGTCCGGGTCAATTTTTACGGGATTCGACTAATTTCCTGCGATCCGAGAGAGGAAGCCCCACTCCACTCCGGACACGGTAACTCCAGGCAGACTCGAACTTTGGTTGCCCAAGGCCGGACAACGCCCCTAAAGAGGAAAGCGTGACCGACTGAGCTGCCCGGGGGCGTCATGCCGCTGTCTCACCCGAGCCCTTCTTCCCCAAATTAGGTCGtagaatttcttttttatttggctATGAAATTTTAAATCTCCAATCTTCTGGTAttcagtcttttttttttttcaaaatcaaatttggTTTCGTCGAATTGTGTAGCTCTGCAGAATTGAATCCACTAGTCTACTGAAATTAGCTTCAAATTCAGCTTGTAATTCGAAATCCAAATAGCCAACAAGTATTTTTTGATTAATACATAGGATTCAAAATACTTTGATATTGTAGTTTCCATACACGGAAGGGCACTTTCTTCTTCTAAATGACGCTTGCATCTTTAATCAATTGAAATGAGTCTATGGGAAGTACATGTCTCATATCTTGTTGACTAAGTTTGTTGTTGGAAATTAGATTtgcatggaaaaaaaaaacttaaatccCAAAATAGCTTTAGTTTAGTGATCAAAATTGAGATTATAAGAATTAAAGATTCTAGTTCGAGGCTCGTTATACGTAAATTTCTAATCCCACTATTTGTACTGTACGGGtttgtaattatttttttttttggttgtaatTGCtactatttatataatataatctATTGATTGTATTACTCTCGTGGATGGTTTCTTGTAACCCTATTTTGAAAAGTAAAAgtacatttttctttctttagtaGACACAATATCTTGGATTAAACTTACCTGCTAACTAATTTGATTTTTCGAACATATATTGGGTTATTCTCCCATAACTTAGTTCGATTTTTGGAACGCATATATTGGGTAAATCTCTCATAACTGGGAGAGGAGTTGGATTGATTCTTGTCGTGGAATGCACATGACCTCCAAAGGCTTAGCCATGGACAATGTAATTCTGGTGGTATAGCTTGTGTTGATTTCATCTTCTTCAATCTTTCTCCAATCAAAGCACTGAATGAATGATCCCACTGCCAATGAAATATTTCTAATGCCCATGTTGGCTCCAGGACAAGCTCTCCTTCCCACCCCAAATGGTACAAAGTtgaacctttctttctccatttccATTGCCTGAAATCTCTCTGGCTTGAACATTTCTGGCTCCTCCCAGACTTCGGGATCCCGTTGCATGGCCCAAGCATTAACTATAAGCGTTGAACCTTTTGGGATATCATATCCCCCAACGGTGAAATCTTCCGATGGACAATGAGGTAGCAAAAGAGGTGCTGGAGGATACAGTCTCATTGTCTCGTTCACAATGCAGCGCAGATACGGAAGCTTTGGAAGATCAGATTCATCCAGCAATCTCCTATGTCCTATATTGTTGTCAATTTCCCTTCTCAGTTTATTCATTGCCTCTGGATGACTCAATAAAAGCGACATAGCCCATTCAGTTGTCACGATAGATGTTTCAGTTCCTGCCACAAACATAATCTGAAGCATTTTTTTGTTAGATTCCGAAAAATAAACGTGTTCTCAAAGACCAAcaatcaagactataaaattgGCAGAACTACGACGGCCTTTGGCCAAAAACTCAAAGTCGCACTTCTTACTACTTGTGATTCTTGCTAAAGCACTTGAGAAGATGCAGTATTAGTGAGAAATCACTATTTAGTTCAGTTatcaaataaaaggcattcTTTAAGGTCAGATTACAAAATGCAAAAACAAGCACGGACTTTAGGCGGTAATCTTCCACTACATAATTTGCAAGAAGCCAACTTTCTCATGAAGTTCCAGGATTGCTTATCCCCAATATCAGTAAATAGTCCCGAGTATTTCCGGAATCATTTTAAAGCTTGCTCGTATACATGGAGCAAGGAAAAAGTATGATTACCATGAAGCAGGAATTGGTACAGACTATGAGAGTACCCACGAGTGATACTTGTGGATACACTGCAAGAAGGACTTTGTTCTAGGTATGTGGGACCGAGCAGGTGATCGAGCGGTTTGGTCAAAAGTTTGGCTCGAATTTGATTTGATCGAATTCAAGTTTGAGCTCAAGCTACTCGTTTCGTGTAACGAGTCAAGTTCGAATATTAGTAATAACTACTCG
It contains:
- the LOC113748863 gene encoding cytochrome P450 81D11-like, whose product is MLTAGRETSTLTTEWAMLLLLNHPKALQKLRTEIDNSVGHGRLVDESDIPKLPYLRCVVNETLRLYPAAPLLIPHHASEDCRVGGYDIPKGTIVLANAWAVHRDPKLWEEPEKFMPERFEGKGLMDKEEFNSKFLPFGIGRRACPGANLGIRNVSLAVGTFIQCFDWDKVEEDGELDVNFSNRITLKKANHLEAICAPRQESIQLLSQL
- the LOC113749289 gene encoding cytochrome P450 81E8-like — translated: MENLCYYLVTILLCSLPLLLISKSLLFNHVKNKKLPPSPLALPIIGHLYLIKSSLFRDLTSLSSRYGPIFFLQFGRRSFVVVSSPSAIEECFTRNDIILANRPRGMAGDRFSYNYTVVGIAPYGHLWRVLRRLLVVESFSFNSLQRTSFIREEEIKMILRSIYRISKNGSLIRVDLNHWISVFTLNVIMRMLVGRCSIREEDAGEELGMQIIKEFREMFASGIALNLCDFFPILRWIGYKGLEKEMISLHKKRDKLFQGFIDEFQCSDTLLDKDKKALIANLLACKEKKSDFLSDDIIKGFALQYNVNMVIN